A genomic window from Candidatus Neptunochlamydia vexilliferae includes:
- a CDS encoding ribonucleoside-diphosphate reductase subunit alpha encodes MLSSFKEANIAAGEKTFTVVKRNGTIVPFRKERIFKAIEAAFRDTKKLSKEAPLPKDLIQIAEVITNEVVDKLFELASKNVTLTVEGIQDLVEVTLMKNGHHDVARDYIIYRDHHKEMRGDDPRNLKIIRKDSENPVRFNPIKVAASMEKIFRRLHEIEGPTPDEIISIVNTLSQQVVGEAVNLAKTEELHVHHIQNLVEEALMGAGYFQAAKSYILYRAEKGQQTAATAARPKKKRRKAKDGERKFEMEGGKTISESELLDRLDHACRGFEKIVKPEDLLEGAILNFYEGIKEEEIDQALIMATKAHIEKDPIYSKISARLLLDVLYRETIGCDTLDHDVEKKHHAYFKEYIAHGIKIERVSPKLADFDLDALGKAMKLERDDKFQYLGLQTLYDRYFIHDMGRRLETPQIFWMRVAMGLSINEEDKTKYALQFYETLSKHDYLSATPTLFNSGTTHSQLSSCYLSTVMDDLEHIFKTVADDAQLSKWAGGLGNDWTNVRGTGARIKGTNGQSQGIIPFLKVANDTAVAVNQGGKRKGAMCAYLETWHIDIEDFIELRKNTGDERRRTHDMNTANWIPDLFMKRVKENGTWTLFSPNETPDLHDLYGKAFEKRYTEYEKMADEGKITLWKRVEALQLWRKMLSMLFETGHPWITFKDPANIRSPQDHTGVVHSSNLCTEILLNTSKEETAVCNLGSVNLAEHVTEKGLDEKKLAQTIHTAIRMLDNVIDVNFYPIPETKTANMAHRAIGLGLMGFQDALNILGVSYASHEAVEFADKSMEIISYYAILYSSELAKERNPYPSYKGSKWERGLLPIDTIDLLEKERGETVEMDRSTSMDWSKVRESIQKHGMRHSNVMAIAPTATIANIAGVTASIEPNYKNLYAKSNLSGEFTFCNPHLVAELKKLKVWDNQMIDDLKYFDGSVLEIERIPEDLKKQYLTCFEIDSEWIIECGSRRQKWIDQAQSLNLYLAEPSGKKLHNMYLFAWKKGVKTTYYCRTLGATQIEKSTLDINKRSLQPRWMKSESPSARVKIDRESEPSVPVCNLEEGCESCQ; translated from the coding sequence ATGCTCTCTTCTTTCAAAGAAGCGAACATCGCAGCGGGTGAAAAGACGTTCACCGTTGTGAAGCGGAATGGAACCATCGTCCCTTTCCGAAAAGAGCGGATCTTTAAGGCCATTGAGGCGGCATTTCGTGACACCAAAAAGCTAAGCAAGGAAGCGCCCCTTCCCAAAGATTTGATCCAAATTGCTGAGGTCATTACCAATGAGGTGGTGGACAAACTTTTTGAGCTCGCGTCGAAAAATGTCACTTTAACGGTTGAGGGAATTCAGGATCTGGTTGAGGTCACATTGATGAAAAATGGGCATCACGATGTGGCACGCGACTACATTATTTATAGAGATCACCACAAAGAGATGCGGGGAGATGACCCAAGAAACCTAAAGATTATCCGAAAAGATAGTGAAAACCCGGTCCGCTTCAATCCGATTAAGGTGGCTGCCTCGATGGAAAAAATCTTCCGCCGCCTGCATGAGATTGAAGGGCCAACCCCTGATGAGATCATCTCGATTGTCAACACCCTTTCACAGCAGGTCGTTGGGGAAGCGGTTAACCTAGCCAAAACCGAAGAGCTTCACGTTCACCACATTCAGAACCTGGTTGAAGAAGCTTTGATGGGCGCTGGCTACTTCCAAGCAGCCAAAAGCTACATCCTCTACCGAGCTGAAAAGGGGCAGCAGACAGCTGCAACGGCCGCTCGTCCTAAAAAGAAACGGCGGAAAGCTAAAGATGGAGAGAGAAAGTTTGAGATGGAGGGGGGCAAAACGATCTCTGAGTCTGAGCTTCTCGACCGTCTCGACCACGCCTGCCGCGGTTTTGAAAAGATCGTAAAACCTGAAGACCTTTTAGAAGGGGCGATCCTCAATTTCTATGAAGGGATTAAGGAAGAAGAGATAGACCAAGCGTTGATTATGGCGACCAAAGCCCACATCGAAAAGGATCCGATCTATTCTAAGATTTCGGCCCGCCTCCTTTTAGATGTCCTTTACCGGGAAACAATCGGTTGTGACACCCTCGATCACGACGTGGAGAAAAAACACCACGCTTACTTTAAAGAATATATCGCCCACGGCATTAAAATTGAGCGGGTCAGCCCAAAGCTTGCCGATTTTGACCTCGACGCTCTTGGCAAAGCGATGAAACTGGAGCGGGATGACAAGTTCCAATATTTGGGGCTGCAGACCCTGTATGACCGCTACTTTATCCATGATATGGGGCGCCGCCTTGAAACTCCCCAGATCTTCTGGATGCGGGTGGCGATGGGACTGTCCATTAATGAAGAAGACAAAACCAAGTATGCCCTCCAGTTTTATGAGACCCTCTCCAAGCATGACTATCTCTCGGCAACCCCGACCCTTTTCAACTCGGGAACCACTCACTCGCAGCTGAGCTCCTGCTACCTTTCAACGGTGATGGATGACCTTGAGCACATCTTTAAAACCGTTGCCGATGATGCGCAACTCTCCAAGTGGGCAGGCGGCCTAGGCAATGACTGGACCAACGTCCGTGGAACCGGGGCCCGCATCAAAGGGACCAACGGGCAGAGCCAAGGGATTATCCCCTTCCTTAAAGTGGCCAACGACACCGCTGTTGCTGTCAACCAGGGAGGAAAGCGGAAAGGGGCGATGTGCGCCTATCTCGAAACGTGGCACATCGACATTGAAGACTTCATCGAGCTCCGTAAAAACACGGGAGATGAGCGGCGACGGACCCACGATATGAACACCGCCAACTGGATTCCCGATCTCTTCATGAAGCGGGTGAAAGAAAATGGGACGTGGACCCTCTTTAGCCCCAATGAAACCCCTGACCTTCATGACCTATATGGAAAGGCGTTTGAAAAGCGGTACACCGAGTATGAAAAGATGGCCGACGAAGGGAAGATCACCCTTTGGAAACGGGTCGAGGCGTTGCAGCTGTGGCGGAAAATGCTCAGCATGCTCTTTGAAACAGGCCACCCTTGGATCACCTTCAAAGATCCCGCTAACATCCGCTCCCCCCAAGACCATACGGGAGTGGTGCATAGCTCAAACCTTTGCACCGAGATTCTCCTCAACACTTCCAAAGAGGAAACGGCGGTCTGTAACCTCGGTTCGGTCAACCTTGCCGAGCATGTGACCGAAAAAGGGCTCGACGAAAAGAAGCTGGCCCAAACGATCCATACCGCCATCCGGATGTTGGACAATGTGATCGATGTCAACTTCTACCCGATCCCTGAGACCAAAACTGCCAACATGGCTCACCGAGCGATTGGCTTGGGGCTCATGGGCTTCCAAGATGCCCTCAACATCTTAGGGGTGAGCTACGCCAGCCACGAAGCGGTTGAGTTTGCTGACAAGAGTATGGAGATAATCTCTTACTATGCGATCCTTTACTCGAGTGAGCTTGCCAAAGAGCGGAACCCCTACCCCAGCTACAAGGGATCGAAGTGGGAAAGAGGACTTCTCCCGATCGACACCATCGATCTTCTCGAAAAAGAGCGGGGAGAAACGGTGGAAATGGACCGCTCCACTTCAATGGACTGGAGTAAGGTGCGGGAGTCGATCCAAAAGCATGGGATGCGTCACAGTAATGTGATGGCCATTGCCCCGACGGCAACGATTGCCAATATCGCAGGGGTGACCGCTTCGATCGAGCCCAACTATAAAAACCTTTACGCCAAGTCGAACCTCTCTGGAGAGTTCACCTTCTGTAACCCCCACCTTGTCGCAGAGCTTAAAAAGCTCAAGGTCTGGGACAACCAGATGATCGACGACCTCAAATACTTTGATGGATCGGTCCTTGAAATCGAGCGGATCCCCGAAGATTTGAAAAAGCAGTACCTCACCTGCTTTGAGATCGATTCCGAGTGGATCATCGAGTGTGGTTCTCGCCGGCAAAAGTGGATCGACCAGGCGCAGTCGCTCAACCTCTACTTAGCCGAGCCCAGTGGGAAAAAGCTCCATAACATGTATCTCTTTGCATGGAAAAAAGGGGTGAAAACCACCTACTACTGCCGCACGTTAGGGGCGACCCAAATCGAAAAGTCCACCCTCGATATTAACAAACGCTCTCTCCAGCCCCGCTGGATGAAGAGTGAGTCCCCTTCCGCAAGGGTGAAAATTGACCGAGAAAGCGAACCCTCTGTACCGGTTTGCAATCTCGAAGAAGGATGTGAAAGTTGTCAATAA